The following are encoded in a window of Ictalurus punctatus breed USDA103 chromosome 13, Coco_2.0, whole genome shotgun sequence genomic DNA:
- the lmf1 gene encoding lipase maturation factor 1 isoform X1, with product MRRKCDSMATTSENFGSKESSLRKRYRGETPSLVKQSDNSSSETVQQNEKYDQKEKVRLRTGTYWLTRIVLLRSIAFMYFVAFTVAYNQNKQLIGEKGLTPCKDYLRSVKRYVGGKISMAALTYAPTILWFLDWEDMNANLDGIALAGLALSGFVLLLGKANMIIMAVLWILYHSIVNVGQLWYSFGWESQLLETGFLCIFLCPLWSLAQTPRHSPPSLISIWSFRWLIVRIMLGAGLIKIRGDRCWRDLTCMDYHYETQPVPNPISYFLHHSPWWFHRFETISNHFIELVVPFFTFMGRRMCMVNGVLQILFQVVLIISGNLSFLNWLTIVPSLACFDDAALAFLWPIRRTNQTLLKLQNEEAAGQTATKGMLIRRVVNVAFGILITYLSVPVVINLLSPRQVMNTSFDPLRIVNTYGAFGSITKERTEVVFQGTLNASHSDDGVVWEEYEFLCKPGALHRRPCLISPYHYRLDWLMWFAAFQTYEQNEWIIQIAGRLLADDSTVLSLMDHNPFQGKDKPRWIRGEHFRYKFTKPGSASAAKGKWWVRKRIGPYFPPVNLEGLRKYFQSRNWPQPDSY from the exons ATGCGCAGAAAATGCGACAGTATGGCGACTACCAGTGAAAACTTCGGGTCTAAGGAAAGCAGTTTGAGGAAAAGATACAGAGGCGAAACTCCTAGTTTAGTTAAACAGTCAGACAACAGCAGTAGTGAAACAGTTCaacaaaatgagaaatatgATCAGAAAGAAAAGGTCCGGTTGCGAACAGGGACTTATTGGCTCACTAGGATTGTGCTACTGCGGTCTATTGCCTTCATGTATT TCGTTGCCTTTACTGTGGCTTACAACCAGAACAAACAGCTGATTGGGGAGAAGGGCCTCACACCTTGCAAAGATTACCTGCGTAGTGTTAAACGCTATGTAGGTGGTAAGATCAGCATGGCTGCGCTCACATACGCTCCCACTATTTTATGGTTCTTGGACTGGGAAGACATGAATGCCAACCTTGATGGCATAGCCCTGGCAGGATTGGCACTTTCTGGCTTTGTGCTCTTATTAGGGAAGGCCAACATGATCATCATGGCAGTGCTGTGGATCCTATATCACTCTATAGTGAACGTTGGACAGCTGTG GTATTCCTTTG GTTGGGAGAGCCAGCTACTTGAGACAGGATTCCTCTGTATTTTTCTGTGTCCTTTATGGAGTCTTGCACAGACTCCCCGCCACTCCCCACCTTCTTTGATCTCCATCTGGTCTTTCCGCTGGCTCATAGTGCGAATCATGCTTGGGGCA GGTTTGATCAAGATCAGAGGAGATCGTTGTTGGAGGGACCTGACCTGCATGGACTATCACTATGAG ACGCAGCCTGTTCCTAACCCCATCTCATACTTTTTGCACCACTCCCCTTGGTGGTTCCATCGTTTCGAGACCATAAGTAATCACTTTATTGAGCTCGTTGTGCCTTTCTTTACTTTCATGGGCCGACGCATGTGCATGGTAAATGGAGTCCTGCAAATCCTCTTTCAG GTGGTTCTTATAATCAGTGGGAATCTTAGTTTCCTGAACTGGCTAACTATAGTACCAAGTTTAGCTTGTTTTGATGATGCAGCATTAGCATTTCTGTGGCCCATTCGACGAACTAATCAGACCTTACTGAAGCTGCAGAATGAGGAGGCAGCAGGACAAACAGCTACTAAAG GCATGCTCATTAGGCGTGTGGTTAATGTGGCTTTTGGAATTTTAATCACATATCTGAGTGTTCCTGTGGTGATCAACCTCCTAAGCCCTAGACAGGTGATGAATACCTCTTTTGACCCTCTTCGCATTGTCAACACTTACGGGGCTTTTGGCAG CATTACTAAGGAGAGAACAGAGGTGGTGTTCCAGGGCACGCTTAATGCCTCACACTCTGATGATGGTGTTGTATGGGAGGAGTATGAGTTCCTCTGCAAACCTGGAGCTCTACATAGAAGACCTTGCCTCATTTCCCCTTATCACTACAGACTAGACTGGCTGATGTGGTTTGCTGCTTTCCAA ACATATGAGCAGAATGAATGGATCATTCAGATAGCAGGCAGACTTCTAGCAGATGACTCCACTGTGCTCTCCTTAATGGACCACAATCCATTTCAGGGAAAAGACAAACCTCG GTGGATACGAGGAGAACACTTCAGATATAAGTTTACCAAACCTGGCAGTGCTTCTGCAGCCAAGGGGAAATGGTGGGTCAGAAAGCGCATTGGGCCTTACTTTCCCCCAGTCAATTTGGAAGGTCTCAGAAAGTACTTTCAGTCGAGAAATTGGCCACAACCAGATTCCTACTGA
- the lmf1 gene encoding lipase maturation factor 1 isoform X2: MLGAGLIKIRGDRCWRDLTCMDYHYETQPVPNPISYFLHHSPWWFHRFETISNHFIELVVPFFTFMGRRMCMVNGVLQILFQVVLIISGNLSFLNWLTIVPSLACFDDAALAFLWPIRRTNQTLLKLQNEEAAGQTATKGMLIRRVVNVAFGILITYLSVPVVINLLSPRQVMNTSFDPLRIVNTYGAFGSITKERTEVVFQGTLNASHSDDGVVWEEYEFLCKPGALHRRPCLISPYHYRLDWLMWFAAFQTYEQNEWIIQIAGRLLADDSTVLSLMDHNPFQGKDKPRWIRGEHFRYKFTKPGSASAAKGKWWVRKRIGPYFPPVNLEGLRKYFQSRNWPQPDSY; the protein is encoded by the exons ATGCTTGGGGCA GGTTTGATCAAGATCAGAGGAGATCGTTGTTGGAGGGACCTGACCTGCATGGACTATCACTATGAG ACGCAGCCTGTTCCTAACCCCATCTCATACTTTTTGCACCACTCCCCTTGGTGGTTCCATCGTTTCGAGACCATAAGTAATCACTTTATTGAGCTCGTTGTGCCTTTCTTTACTTTCATGGGCCGACGCATGTGCATGGTAAATGGAGTCCTGCAAATCCTCTTTCAG GTGGTTCTTATAATCAGTGGGAATCTTAGTTTCCTGAACTGGCTAACTATAGTACCAAGTTTAGCTTGTTTTGATGATGCAGCATTAGCATTTCTGTGGCCCATTCGACGAACTAATCAGACCTTACTGAAGCTGCAGAATGAGGAGGCAGCAGGACAAACAGCTACTAAAG GCATGCTCATTAGGCGTGTGGTTAATGTGGCTTTTGGAATTTTAATCACATATCTGAGTGTTCCTGTGGTGATCAACCTCCTAAGCCCTAGACAGGTGATGAATACCTCTTTTGACCCTCTTCGCATTGTCAACACTTACGGGGCTTTTGGCAG CATTACTAAGGAGAGAACAGAGGTGGTGTTCCAGGGCACGCTTAATGCCTCACACTCTGATGATGGTGTTGTATGGGAGGAGTATGAGTTCCTCTGCAAACCTGGAGCTCTACATAGAAGACCTTGCCTCATTTCCCCTTATCACTACAGACTAGACTGGCTGATGTGGTTTGCTGCTTTCCAA ACATATGAGCAGAATGAATGGATCATTCAGATAGCAGGCAGACTTCTAGCAGATGACTCCACTGTGCTCTCCTTAATGGACCACAATCCATTTCAGGGAAAAGACAAACCTCG GTGGATACGAGGAGAACACTTCAGATATAAGTTTACCAAACCTGGCAGTGCTTCTGCAGCCAAGGGGAAATGGTGGGTCAGAAAGCGCATTGGGCCTTACTTTCCCCCAGTCAATTTGGAAGGTCTCAGAAAGTACTTTCAGTCGAGAAATTGGCCACAACCAGATTCCTACTGA